Proteins encoded in a region of the Micropterus dolomieu isolate WLL.071019.BEF.003 ecotype Adirondacks linkage group LG07, ASM2129224v1, whole genome shotgun sequence genome:
- the klhl41a gene encoding kelch-like protein 41a — protein sequence MGWLAIFSGGTVILKRLQTWLPIVLCLHQLGQSVVSCPTSCPDRMDPQGLREDLRLFQTTLLQDGLKELLNENKLIDCVLKIGERSIPCHRLILAACSPYFRELYFSEDGKEADKKEVVLENLDPDVMEAIVNYMYSAEIDINDNNVQDILAIANRFQVPSVFTVCVNYLQKKLSNKNCLAIYRLGLLLNCTRLAMAARDYIADRFETIATDEDFLELAPPELFAIIGADVLNVEKEEAVFETLMRWIKKDIEKRGKTLEEAFEYIRFRLLPEKYFKEKVEKDDLIKANPELLKIIKVIKEAFAGKLPEKIKGQDGEEGEERKLPGYLNDNRRYGMYAKDMVLMINDTAAVAYDAQQNECFLAAMTEQIPRNHISLISKKNNLYVLGGLFVDEEDKEHPLQCYHYQLDSLTAEWIALPPMPSPRCLFGMGEFENLILVVAGKDLQSNESHDTVLCYDTEKMKWTETKKLPLKIHGHCVVSENGLVYCIGGKTDDNKATNKMFAYNHKRSEWKEVASMKTPRSMFAAVIHNGNIVVAGGVNEEGLTATCEAYDFGTNKWSPFTEFPQERSSINLVSCGGLLYAVGGFALMENEYKECAPSEIIDIWQYEDDKKQWTGMIKEMRYAAGASCVSMHLNAARMPKL from the exons GACTCAAAGAGCTTCTGAATGAGAATAAGTTGATTGACTGTGTCCTAAAGATTGGAGAGCGAAGCATTCCCTGCCATCGGCTTATCCTGGCAGCTTGTAGTCCTTACTTCCGGGAGCTGTACTTCTCAGAGGACGGCAAGGAAGCCGACAAAAAGGAGGTTGTCCTGGAGAACCTGGATCCCGATGTTATGGAGGCGATTGTAAATTACATGTACTCGGCAGAGATTGACATCAACGACAACAATGTGCAGGATATTTTGGCCATTGCCAATCGCTTCCAGGTCCCCTCAGTGTTCACAGTTTGTGTGAATTACCTCCAGAAgaagctgtcaaataaaaacTGCCTTGCCATCTACAGGTTGGGACTGTTGCTGAACTGCACCAGGCTGGCAATGGCAGCTCGAGATTACATTGCAGATCGGTTTGAGACCATAGCCACGGATGAGGACTTCCTAGAGCTCGCTCCACCTGAACTCTTTGCCATTATCGGAGCAGATGTGTTGAATGTTGAAAAAGAGGAGGCAGTGTTTGAGACCCTCATGAGATGGATCAAGAAAGACATAGAAAAGCGTGGGAAAACCCTAGAAGAGGCCTTTGAGTATATTCGTTTCCGTTTACTCCCAGAGAAGTACTTCAAGGAAAAGGTAGAGAAGGATGACCTCATTAAAGCCAACCCTGAGCTTCTCAAAATAATTAAAGTCATAAAGGAAGCCTTCGCAGGGAAGCTGCCCGAGAAGATAAAGGGACAAGATGgtgaagagggagaggaaagaaagttGCCTGGCTATCTGAATGATAACCGTAGATATGGCATGTATGCCAAAGACATGGTTCTGATGATCAATGACACAGCTGCCGTGGCCTACGACGCCCAGCAGAATGAATGTTTTCTTGCTGCAATGACGGAGCAGATCCCCAGAAACCACATCAGTCTGATATCAAAGAAGAACAATCTGTATGTATTGGGAGGACTGTTTGTTGACGAAGAGGACAAAGAACACCCACTGCAGTGTTACCACTACCAG TTGGACAGTCTCACCGCTGAATGGATTGCTCTGCCACCCATGCCCTCCCCCAGGTGTTTGTTTGGTATGGGGGAATTTGAAAACCTCATCTTAGTTGTAGCAGGAAAAGATTTACAGTCCAACGAATCTCACGATACTGTTCTGTGCTACGACACTGA AAAAATGAAGTGGACTGAAACTAAAAAGCTGCCCTTGAAAATCCACGGCCACTGTGTGGTGTCTGAGAACGGGCTGGTGTACTGCATCGGGGGGAAAACAGATGACAA TAAAGCAACCAATAAGATGTTTGCATACAACCACAAGAGGTCAGAGTGGAAGGAGGTGGCTTCCATGAAGACGCCCAGATCAATGTTTGCCGCAGTTATCCACAACGGGAATATTGTTGTCGCTGGGGGAGTCAATGAAGAAGGCCTCACAGCTACATGTGAAGCCTATGACTTTGGAACCAACAA GTGGTCACCTTTCACAGAGTTTCCCCAGGAGAGGAGTTCAATCAACCTGGTCAGCTGTGGAGGGCTGTTGTATGCTGTAGGAGGCTTCGCCTTGATGGAGAACGAGTACAAAGAGTGTGCACCCAGTGAAATCATTGACATTTGGCA GTATGAAGATGACAAGAAACAGTGGACTGGCATGATTAAAGAGATGCGTTACGCAGCTGGAGCCTCCTGTGTGTCCATGCATCTGAATGCAGCCAGAATGCCCAAACTGTAA
- the fastkd1 gene encoding FAST kinase domain-containing protein 1, mitochondrial, giving the protein MLRLRCVNSFLQRLRHGGTVNRDQVLEQLRVCSAEDQLFDVVGKNKAKLTVSHVSWAVGMLWQFQKEKPQMLRTVELLKNHPQFLTLRVLAENKIALMDDFMLVDMLYSFLRLNVDPHDSLVQQLVSEAWLRVDRFPMASLSKFAICLSDQHLQHSPLMGHIARIVDQRLSSIDDARILTTLMISVSSLVSPRLRDALISRADRLLDTMDPSSYNNPRRVVQFLRNIKYSYRPLLEKCNQILLCNIPRLDAENISIIMGLYQSLQFNNCDFRLAVKQRLTELVDSSTDPFSFTKLFVALAPMASQEIREGLENTAILLADELNAQQALAVAEALEEIESRNLSLLNKIASVIQKNLHVYKPVEVARVTQALFLLQYQNPELFTKLRNILVNFLQRSVFPYEVTMLTRVLSMLPCPRLDEGVISRVDAVVSQCNLNDLNTISFAVAKWVRNDPSYRHNTPSKYVRLLQTLNRCGHERLKTADRLELLLEELRYISGEWFEEMLVEETMVTLQRMMDQINWTNVPELALFLTRINHVCPPLMDRIARVAIKDIDKIHHSATYATLLPFSVLNYDSAQADELYDVCIQRITPHISSFDPHLLVLLAYSLAVADCFSEELVREIFSIDFLGKLDAQLETLPDALNMRTRLRLMELNRAVCLECPEFQVPWFHERYCQQLRKKVSGIVSPAQQQIHKMLGEVLGGINCVRVAVVTPYFYTIDFECILDKRLQPLPYSEPSTLQISDRGKVHWGTSSLENTRDDLVPGAQRVAVDFLDSKSFCKNSHHMKGEALMRKRHLEILGYRVVQIPHFEWNSMELSTQDAWKEYLKNKIFRELSS; this is encoded by the exons ATGTTGCGGCTCCGGTGTGTGAATTCCTTCCTTCAGAGGCTCCGTCATGGGGGGACAGTGAACCGAGACCAGGTTTTGGAGCAACTGCGGGTTTGTTCTGCCGAAGATCAGCTGTTTGATGTGGTGGGCAAGAACAAGGCCAAGCTCACAGTGAGCCATGTCAGCTGGGCTGTGGGGATGCTATGGCAGTTTCAGAAAGAGAAACCACAAATGCTCAGGACTGTCGAGCTCCTCAAGAACCACCCACAGTTCTTGACTCTTCGGGTTTTGGCAGAGAACAAAATAGCCCTTATGGATGACTTTATGTTGGTTGACATGCTTTACAGTTTCCTCAG GTTGAATGTGGATCCACATGACTCTCTTGTTCAGCAGTTGGTTTCAGAAGCATGGCTCCGAGTAGACAG ATTTCCAATGGCATCCCTGTCCAAGTTCGCCATCTGTCTAAGTGATCAGCACCTTCAACACAGTCCTCTGATGGGCCATATTGCCAGAATTGTGGATCAGAGGTTGTCATCTATTGATGATGCCAG GATCCTAACTACACTGATGATAAGCGTGTCGTCCCTGGTGTCTCCCCGGCTTCGGGATGCCCTCATTAGCAGGGCAGACCGTCTCCTGGACACCATGGATCCCTCAAGTTATAACAACCCACGGAGAGTGGTGCAGTTCCTCCGCAACATCAAGTACAGTTACCGGCCCCTGCTGGAGAAGTGCAACCAGATCCTCTTGTGCAACATTCCCAGGCTGGACGCAGAAAACATTAGCATCATCATGGGACTGTATCAGTCCCTGCAGTTCAACAACTGTGACTTCAGGCTGGCTGTTAAACAAAGACTAACAGAACTGGTTGATTCAAGCACCGACCCTTTCTCCTTCACTAAACTGTTTGTCGCTCTGGCTCCGATGGCCAGCCAGGAGATCAGAGAAGG GTTGGAGAACACTGCCATCCTGTTGGCGGATGAGCTCAATGCACAGCAGGCTCTGGCTGTAGCTGAAGCTCTAGAAGAGATTGAGAGCAGGAATCTTAGCTTACTGAACAA AATTGCATCAGTAATCCAAAAGAACCTTCATGTCTACAAGCCAGTAGAGGTGGCCAGAGTCACCCAAGCCCTTTTTCTGTTGCAGTACCAGAACCCCGAACTCTTCACTAAATTAAGAAACATTTTGGTCAA CTTTTTGCAGCGCAGTGTCTTCCCCTACGAAGTCACTATGTTGACTCGCGTCCTCTCCATGCTGCCCTGCCCACGACTTGACGAGGGTGTGATTTCACGGGTGGACGCAGTGGTGTCCCAGTGCAATCTCAATGACCTCAACACCATTTCTTTTGCCGTTGCCAAGTGGGTACGCAACGATCCCTCCTACCGCCACAACACCCCCAGCAAATACGTCCGTCTGCTGCAGACCCTGAACCGCTGCGGGCACGAGAGGCTGAAGACGGCTGACCGGCTGGAACTGCTGCTGGAGGAGCTCAGGTACATTTCGGGAGAGTGGTTTGAGGAAATGCTGGTTGAAGAGACAATGGTCACACTGCAGAGGATGATGGACCAAATAAATTGGACCAATGTGCCTGAGCTGGCCCTCTTCCTAACAAGGATAAATCACGTCTGCCCTCCCCTGATGGACCGCATCGCCCGTGTGGCTATTAAAGACATTGACAAG ATTCACCACTCTGCAACATATGCCACGCTGCTACCCTTCTCTGTCCTGAATTATGATTCTGCACAAGCAGACGAGTTGTACGATGTTTGTATTCAGCGCATCACTCCTCATATAA GCTCCTTTGACCCTCATCTGCTAGTTCTCCTGGCATACTCCTTGGCTGTGGCTGACTGTTTTTCTGAGGAACTAGTCAGAGAAATCTTCAGTATAGACTTTCTGGGAAAGCTGGATGCCCAACTAGAAA CCCTACCTGATGCCCTTAATATGCGGACCAGACTGCGCCTCATGGAGCTCAATCGTGCCGTGTGTCTCGAGTGTCCTGAGTTCCAGGTGCCGTGGTTTCATGAGCGCTACTGCCAGCAGCTCCGAAAGAAAG tgagTGGCATTGTCAGTCCTGCGCAACAGCAAATCCACAAAATGCTGGGTGAAGTTCTTGGTGGCATTAACTGTGTTCGAGTAGCAGTTGTCACTCCATATTTTTACACCATAG ACTTTGAATGCATTCTGGACAAACGCCTGCAGCCGTTGCCCTACAGTGAGCCTAGCACACTGCAGATCTCAGACAGAGGAAAGGTTCACTGGGGGACAAGCTCACTGGAAAACACCAGGGATGATCTAGTACCTGGAGCTCAGCG AGTGGCTGTGGACTTTCTTGATTCAAAGTCCTTCTGCAAGAATTCTCACCATATGAAAGGTGAAGCCCTGATGAGGAAAAGACACCTGGAAATTCTGGGATACCGAGTGGTTCAG ATCCCCCACTTTGAATGGAACTCTATGGAGCTCTCAACACAGGACGCCTGGAAGGAATatctaaagaataaaatatttagaGAGCTTTCTTCTTGA
- the ppig gene encoding peptidyl-prolyl cis-trans isomerase G: MGIKAQRTRCFLDIGISNVLVGRVVVELFSDICPKTCENFRCLCTGEKGIGKGTQKPLHYKGCLFHRIVKDFMIQGGDFSEGNGRGGESIYGGFFEDESFAVKHNKEYLLSMANRGKDTNGSQFFITTKPSPHLDGVHVVFGHVISGQEVVQTMESQKTDPNSRPYADVKVLNCGELIPKSKAKKDGKKKERASSSSSSSSTDSASSSASSSDSEESEKESKKRKKKAKKLKKKQKKKEKKRSEAESAEEKEQEELVTSTVRPEEIPPIPENRFLMRRSPQLAQKSNEEPEKVPRNKEERQRESTGSFNSQSAFHRRLVMTRSGRKIKGRGPRRYRTPSRSRSRSRDRFRRSETPPHWRQEMNRQRMRPLTGERWIKGDRGDMDEAAKPPRRERRTSDSKHEHSAEGKKDKKTQSHRSKSKEDRAVEKDEKHSKHKAKKREKSQSRSKSREKSRRSKSREKSQKHKSDDRRGLSRSKDRNANKKEESESDHNKDRNKGQESDKKHKEDTKGRNGERTRAKSQSKERTTTKDGHRSGSRNRERSGPAVSKDKEEKREKDRGGRGRERSRSQERRHNSERENKRRQTSRDKEFRTRSPDRNKPRDSHRSRRSRSKSNKRDHSKDGSSYRKDRDREVANQRRKHSSSSENDRDDKRKSQKSPERKWSRAKSTSKSKDRRSPAKPRPDSTKGRDRNDSKRNKSSSSSDSD, from the exons ATGGGTATCAAGGCTCAGCGCACTCGGTGCTTCCTTGACATTGGAATCAGTAATGTACTCG TCGGCAGAGTTGTGGTGGAATTGTTTTCAGACATCTGtcccaaaacatgtgaaaacttCAGGTGCCTCTGCACAG GTGAGAAAGGCATTGGTAAAGGAACTCAGAAACCCCTGCACTACAAAGGATGTCTGTTCCATCGAATTGTAAAAGACTTTATGATTCAAGGAGGAGACTTCAGTGAAG GTAATGGAAGAGGAGGCGAATCCATCTACGGAGGCTTTTTTGAAG ATGAAAGCTTTGCTGTGAAACACAACAAGGAGTACCTGCTGTCTATGGCCAATAGAGGCAAAGATACAAATGGATCACAGTTTTTCAT AACAACAAAACCCTCACCGCATCTGGATGG TGTCCATGTAGTTTTTGGTCATGTGATTTCTGGCCAAGAGGTTGTTCAAACCATGGAGAGCCAGAAAACGGATCCTAATAGCAGACCATATGCTGACGTGAAAGTTTTGAACTGTGGAGAGCTCATCCCCAAATCTaaag CAAAGAAagatggaaaaaagaaagagcgGGCCTCTTCCAGTTCCAGCAGTAGCTCCACCGACTCTGCGAGCTCATCCGCATCCTCCTCTGATTCTGAAGAATCAGAGAAAGAATCtaagaagaggaaaaagaaggcgaaaaaactaaaaaagaagcagaagaagaaggaaaagaaaag GTCAGAGGCTGAAAGTGCTGAAGAGAAAGAACAAGAAGAGTTGGTTACATCTACTGTACGTCCTGAGGAAATTCCACCCATCCCAGAGAATCGATTCCTCATGAGGAGGAGTCCCCAGCTGGCCCAGAAGTCAAATGAGGAGCCAGAAAAGGTGCCGCGAAATAAAGaggaaaggcagagagagag tACTGGCTCATTTAATTCTCAGTCAGCGTTTCACAGGAGATTAGTGATGACACGATCCGGGAGGAAGATAAAAGGCAGGGGTCCAAGG CGGTATCGGACTCCGTCACGCTCTCGTTCAAGGTCCAGAGATCGTTTTCGCCGCAGTGAAACCCCTCCACACTGGCGTCAGGAGATGAACCGTCAAAGGATGAGGCCACTCACTGGAGAGCGCTGGATCAAGGGTGACCG AGGTGACATGGATGAGGCCGCTAAACCTCCAAGAAGAGAGAGACGGACCTCCGACTCAAAGCATGAACACTCAGCTGAGGgtaaaaaagacaagaaaactcAGTCACATAGGTCCAAAAGCAAAGAAGACCGTGCTGTTGAGAAGGATGAGAAGCATAGCAAACACaaggcaaagaaaagagaaaagtctCAAAGCCGCAgtaaaagcagagaaaagagtAGGAGGtcaaaaagcagagaaaagtcTCAGAAACACAAAAGTGATGACAGGAGAGGTCTCTCAAGGAGCAAAGACcgaaatgctaataaaaaagAGGAGTCAGAATCTGATCATAATAAAGATAGAAATAAGGGCCAAGAGTCTGATAAAAAGCATAAAGAGGATACCAAAGGAAGAAATGGTGAGAGAACTAGGGCAAAGTCTCAAAGCAAGGAAAGAACAACTACAAAAGATGGACACAGATCAGGTAGCAGGAACAGGGAAAGGAGTGGACCTGCAGTAtcaaaagacaaagaagaaaaacgAGAAAAGGACAGAGGGGGGAGGGGCAGAGAACGTAGCAGGAGTCAGGAAAGACGACACAACAGCGAAAGGGAGAATAAGAGGCGCCAAACATCCAGGGATAAGGAATTTCGAACAAGAAGTCCAGATAGAAACAAGCCAAGAGACTCGCACAGAAGCAGGCGCTCCAGGAGCAAGAGTAACAAGAGAGACCACAGCAAAGACGGGTCATCTTATagaaaggacagagacagagaagttGCCAACCAAAGGCGAAAACATAGCAGCAGCTCTGAGAATGATAGAGACGACAAACGGAAGAGTCAAAAAAGCCCAGAACGCAAATGGAGCCGAGCAAAAAGTACTTCCAAATCCAAAGACCGAAGAAGCCCGGCAAAACCAAGACCGGATAGTACAAAAGGCAGAGACAGAAACGACAGCAAGAGGAATAAATCAAGCTCTAGCTCTGACAGCGACTGA
- the cfap210 gene encoding coiled-coil domain-containing protein 173 gives MTSVVQYGRRRGSSKRVSSAEEASRMIQPPDLRQVTVLTKAEWLRIQDELNRVNKDKESMREAAKQREALHMQSKEVVKLWSNTFAGQRQKKLEAKKIREQIEEEKRKLTDIEEAKYQEQKRKEAIQKAKTQLYYQTDRVKGLHRALLLTEVLKERETQIEVKQRIKSASKDVDKEFMNMVKAREDEALRQEQEKALEKKLKQQAVAEDLKHQIMGNEQVRERQKIENKKDGEETQRLQELFQWEQRMEEERQAQQKRNLMQAHLEHLTNRDLIRATDAQKQEAEEEQRKLFLSAKQKMMKLRKDKERELFREAQLRREMIMNKLTVKQQEQTVSEEQNIARAVAERDAKQAQQQWEEEMKRATMLKSIVAHREFLRQEKEQRDKMAKQNTQDTLQAQKKADRIFSEKQQLKALKIKGDGRKVQEFNATQMAEKSARLQQLRREEHEWEEKNAELMAEEENQFQQYSQHIIRAAAEAQRNVFPLCKAAREGIGAASSAVRPSFLVQDRTGAQMPKYVSGATQNIKMLNEAVDIQEAKRRLGFTW, from the exons ATGACATCGGTGGTTCAGTACGGCCGAAGAAGAGGCTCCAGTAAGAGAG TGTCTTCAGCCGAGGAAGCCAGCAGGATGATCCAACCACCAGACCTCCGACAAGTCACTGTCTTAACCAAGGCTGAATGGCTGAGGATTCAGGATGAATTGAACCGGGTTAATAAAGACAAGGAGAGTATGAGAGAGGCAGCTAAACAGAGAGAGGCCCTGCACATGCAATCAAAAGAGGTGGTGAAGCTGTGGTCCAATACCTTCGCT GGTCAAAGGCAAAAAAAGCTTGAGGCAAAGAAGATTCGGGAGCAGAttgaggaggagaaaaggaaacTGACTGATATAGAAGAGGCCAAATATCAGGAGCAGAAGCGGAAAGAGGCCATTCAAAAAGCCAAGACGCAGCTGTATTATCAAACCGACCGTGTTAAAGGATTACAT CGTGCGCTCTTGCTGACAGAGGTACTGAAGGAGAGGGAGACTCAGATTGAAGTGAAGCAGAGAATCAAGAGTGCATCTAAAGACGTGGACAAAGAATTCATGAATATGGTAAAGGCAAGAGAGGACGAAGCCTTGAGACAGGAGCAGGAGAAAGCACTTGAGAAAAAGCTCAAGCAGCAGGCTGTTGCAGAGGACCTGAAGCACCA GATCATGGGAAATGAGCAAGTGAGAGAGCGACAGAAGATAGAGAACAAAAAGGACGGAGAAGAAACCCAGCGACTTCAAGAACTCTTTCAGTGGGAGCAAAGAAtggaggaagaaagacaagcaCAGCAGAAGAGAAACCTTATGCAAGCTCACCTG GAACATCTAACCAATAGGGACCTCATAAGAGCGACAGATGCACAAAAACAGGAGGCCGAAGAGGAGCAAAGGAAACTTTTTCTctctgcaaaacaaaaaatgatgaaGTTAcggaaagacaaagaaagagaattGTTTAG AGAGGCTCAGCTGCGCAGGGAAATGATCATGAACAAACTGACGGTTAAACAGCAGGAGCAAACTGTCAGCGAGGAGCAGAATATCGCAAGGGCTGTCGCTGAGCGCGATGCAAAACAGGCACAgcagcagtgggaggaggagatgaagagggCTACTATGTTGAAGTCAATCGTTGCACACAGAGAATTCTTG AGACAAGAAAAGGAGCAGAGGGACAaaatggcaaaacaaaacactcaaGACACACTTCAGGCCCAGAAAAAGGCTGACAGAATATTTTCTGAGAAACAACAACTAAAGGCTCTGAAGATCAAAGGAGATGGAAGAAAAGTACAAGAATTCAATGCCACACAGATG GCTGAAAAAAGTGCTAGGCTTCAGCAGCTGAGAAGAGAAGAACACGAGTGGGAGGAGAAGAACGCAGAGCTCATGGCTGAGGAGGAGAACCAGTTTCAACAGTATTCACAGCACATCATCAGGGCAGCGGCGGAGGCTCAGCGAAATGTGTTTCCACTTTGCAAAGCTGCGAGGGAAGGGATTGGAGCCGCTTCCAGTGCAGTCAGGCCCAGCTTCCTCGTTCAGGACCGCACTGGTGCTCAAATGCCAAAATATGTCTCCGGTGCCACCCAGAACATTAAAATGCTTAATGAGGCTGTAGATATTCAAGAAGCAAAGAGGAGACTTGGATTCACATGGTGA
- the phgdh gene encoding D-3-phosphoglycerate dehydrogenase, protein MAPISIKTVLVSESLDPRCKTILEENGILVTEKLNMKKDELMAEIKDYDGLLVRSSTKVTADVINAASNLKIIGRAGTGVDNVDVDAATKKGIIVMNTPSGNTISAAELTCALLMSLSRNVPQAAMSMKQGNWDRKKFMGAELYGKVLGIVGLGRIGKEVASRMQSFGMKTIGYDPITPPEVSASWGVEQMSLEQLWPQCDYITVHTPLMPSTVGLLNDESFAKCKKGVKVVNCARGGIIDEAALLRALESGQCGGAGLDVFVEEPPKSWSLVSHPNVISCPHLGASTKEAQARCGEDISLQIVDMVKGKKLVGAVNAQVLASTFSQESHLLIKLGEAVGAVLQSCTASKKPFSHVQITTEGDCMKSSTGYMTSSVLVGLLNHESGHCLNLINVLSLAKESGITVNQSHCASDRAASGVCKVEIMANGSSYKASGSVQGGVPVLLELSESVFRQPVSLTGNLLFFKASANPQLLSSVAGLLDTEGVEIESFSAPTDRTGDLWYCVGVSSLLRDLSALKPLVKEAAQLSI, encoded by the exons ATGGCCCCGATTTCCATCAAGACTGTTTTAGTCAGTGAAAGTCTTGATCCACGCTGTAAGACGATTCTGGAGGAAAATGGCATCCTAGTCACGGAAAAACTGAATATGAAAAAGGATGAACTGATGGCGGAGATTAAG GACTACGATGGCCTTTTGGTTAGATCTTCAACAAAGGTAACGGCTGATGTCATCAATGCTGCTAGTAATCTCAAAATCATTGGGAGAGCTGGGACTGGTGTGGACAACGTGGATGTTGATGCTGCCACCAAAAAGGGTATTATTGTCATGAA TACGCCAAGCGGTAACACGATCAGTGCTGCTGAGCTGACATGTGCCCTGCTGATGAGCCTCTCAAG AAATGTGCCTCAAGCTGCAATGTCGATGAAACAAGGGAACTGGGATCGGAAAAAG TTCATGGGCGCAGAACTGTATGGCAAGGTACTGGGAATAGTTGGACTTGGAAGAATAGGAAAGGAAGTCGCTTCAAGAATGCAATCATTTGGCATGAAG ACTATCGGCTATGATCCAATCACTCCTCCTGAGGTGTCAGCCAGCTGGGGGGTGGAGCAGATGTCTCTGGAGCAGCTTTGGCCCCAGTGTGACTATATTACTGTCCACACTCCCCTAATGCCCTCTACTGTCG GTTTGCTTAATGATGAATCGTTTGCTAAATGCAAGAAAGGGGTGAAGGTTGTGAATTGTGCACGAGGGGGTATCATCGACGAGGCCGCTCTGCTCAGAGCTTTGGAGTCCGGACAGTGTGGAGGCGCTGGGCTTGATGTCTTTGTTGAG GAGCCTCCTAAGAGCTGGTCACTGGTCAGCCATCCTAATGTCATCAGCTGTCCTCACCTGGGAGCCAGTACGAAGGAGGCTCAGGCCCGTTGTGGGGAGGACATCTCTCTGCAGATTGTGGACATGGTGAAGGGCAAGAAGCTGGTTGGAGCT GTGAACGCACAGGTTTTGGCCAGCACATTCTCCCAGGAATCTCACCTACTGATCAAACTCGGAGAAGCTGTCGGAGCTGTGCTGCAGTCATGCACTGCTTCTAAGAAACCGTTCAGCCATGTCCAAATCACTACTGAAG GGGATTGCATGAAGTCCTCCACTGGTTATATGACTTCATCAGTACTTGTTGGACTGCTGAATCATGAGTCTGGTCATTGCCTGAACCTCATCAATGTGCTGAGCCTAGCAAAGGAGTCTGGAATCACG GTAAACCAGAGCCACTGTGCATCTGACAGGGCTGCCAGCGGGGTGTGTAAGGTGGAGATCATGGCCAACGGCAGCAGCTACAAAGCCAGTGGTTCAGTTCAAGGTGGTGTGCCAGTCCTGCTGGAGCTGAGCGAGAGTGTGTTTAGACAGCCGGTCTCTCTCACTGGAAATCTGCTGTTCTTCAAGGCCTCTGCAAATCCTCAGCTCCTATCCTCAGTGGCTG GACTTCTGGACACAGAAGGAGTGGAGATTGAGTCTTTCAGTGCTCCCACAGACCGCACTGGGGATCTGTGGTATTGTGTGGGGGTGTCCTCTCTCCTGCGAGACCTCAGTGCCTTGAAGCCTTTGGTTAAGGAGGCAGCACAGCTCAGCATTTAA